The following are encoded together in the Lepidochelys kempii isolate rLepKem1 chromosome 7, rLepKem1.hap2, whole genome shotgun sequence genome:
- the LOC140914351 gene encoding inositol-trisphosphate 3-kinase B-like, giving the protein MEGLNGIKAFPKGISQALAQGGQDCPAPCLAKEGASGDPEWREELVQGPGLSMDVGGEGLALDGAKASPEDDSPKGVQAPSPHGTKGNAGPPEAPKLQHMAMKGLSSGHDRSVSSSSTCSSFESSQESDDVFSEEEEKGKPGRRKMLRKTKSWKTFFTMVHWSLRRHSSWVQLAGHEGNFKPSEGGQILKKFSTVENTCLEALMSDALRPYVPAYHGVVVKDGEHYIQMDDLLRGLDAPSIMDCKMGVRTYLEEELTQALLKPTPRKDMYQKMVKVDPSAATAEEHSQRAVTKPRYMQWREHISSTASLGFRIEGVTIEGGAVQKDFKQTRTQEQIIDTFLIFTKRQGSILSAYQSRLESMRSALQESVFFRTHEVIGSSLLFVHDRQGRANVWMIDFGKTLPAPPQLALCHDVPWSRGSHEDGYLIGLHHLTHSLQAAQQRLGPEEMPAPSEP; this is encoded by the exons ATGGAGGGGCTCAATGGCATCAAGGCCTTTCCAAAAGGCATCTCTCAGGCCCTGGCTCAGGGAGGGCAGGACTGTCCTGCTCCCTGTTTGGCAAAGGAGGGTGCCTCGGGGGATCCCGAGTGGAGAGAGGAGCTGGTCCAGGGCCCAGGGCTCTCCAtggatgtggggggagaggggctggccctGGATGGGGCAAAGGCATCTCCTGAGGATGACTCTCCAAAAGGAGTCCAGGCCCCATCTCCTCATGGGACCAAGGGGAATGCAGGTCCCCCAGAAGCCCCCAAGCTCCAGCACATGGCCATGAAGGGCCTTAGCAGTGGCCACGACCGCTCTGTCTCCAGCTCCTCCACCTGTTCCTCCTTCGAGTCCTCGCAGGAGTCCGACGATGTCTTcagtgaggaagaggagaaggggaaGCCTGGGCGGAGGAAGATGCTGAGGAAG ACCAAGTCATGGAAGACATTTTTCACCATGGTGCACTGGTCTCTGCGGCGTCACAGCTCTTGGGTGCAGCTGGCAGGGCATGAAG GTAACTTCAAGCCCAGTGAggggggccagatcctgaagaaGTTCAGCACTGTGGAGAACACCTGCCTGGAGGCGCTGATGAGTGATGCACTGCGGCCCTATGTGCCTGCCTACCACGGTGTGGTGGTGAAGGACGGCGAGCACTACATCCAGATGGACGATCTGCTGCGTGGCCTCGACGCACCCAGCATCATGGACTGCAAGATGGGGGTGAG GACATACCTGGAGGAAGAGCTGACCCAGGCCCTGCTGAAGCCGACCCCCCGCAAGGACATGTACCAGAAGATGGTGAAGGTGGATCCAAGCGCTGCTACGGCCGAGGAGCACAGCCAGAGGGCGGTCACCAAGCCCCGCTACATGCAATGGCGTGAGCACATCAGCTCCACCGCCTCCCTGGGCTTCCGCATTGAGGGCGTGACA ATAGAGGGGGGAGCTGTGCAGAAGGATTTCAAACAGACCCGGACCCAGGAGCAGATCATCGACACCTTCCTGATTTTCACCAAGAGACAGGGGAGTATCTTG AGTGCCTACCAGAGCCGCCTGGAGAGCATGCGGAGCGCACTGCAGGAATCAGTCTTCTTCCGCACCCATGAG GTCATTGGGAGCTCGCTGCTCTTCGTCCACGACCGCCAGGGCCGGGCCAACGTGTGGATGATTGACTTCGGCAAGACACTGCCAGCGCCACCCCAGCTGGCCCTGTGCCATGATGTGCCATGGAGCCGGGGCAGCCACGAGGATGGCTACCTGATCGGCCTGCACCACCTCACCCACAGCCTGCAGGCTGCGCAGcagaggctggggccagaggagatGCCAGCCCCCAGCGAGCCCTGA